Below is a window of Tolypothrix bouteillei VB521301 DNA.
TAATTTTACATATAAATATTTCTTATGTATAAATCGGAGAAATGGAGTTGGGGATTGGCGAATTCCCCAGGTAGGGTGGGGCATTGCCCACCCTACATTTAACTAAAAGTCACCACACTACGAATGGATTCGCCTTCATGCATCAACTGTAAAGCGTCATTGATACGTTCCACAGGCATCACATGAGTAATGAGATCGTCGATGTTAATTTTGCCCTGCATATACCAATCCACAATTTTTGGCACATCAGTACGCCCTCTTGCTCCACCAAATGCCGAACCTTTCCATACCCGCCCCGTTACAAGTTGAAAAGGACGAGTACTAATTTCCTGACCTGCACCTGCAACACCAATAATGACGCTGACACCCCAACCTTTATGGCAACATTCCAATGCTTGGCGCATGACGTTTACATTGCCAATGCATTCAAAACTGTAATCAGCACCACCCTTAGTTAAATCAACGAGATAGGGAACTAAGTCACCCTCAACTTCTTTTGGATTGACGAAGTGAGTCATGCCAAACTTTTCCGCCAAAGCTTTTTTCTTGGGGTTAATATCGACTCCCACGATTGTATTGGCTCCTACCATCCTTGCAGCTTGGATGACATTTAAACCAATTCCACCCAAACCAAAAACCACGACATTGGCTCCTGGTTCTACTTTAGCTGTATTGATGACAGCACCAATACCCGTTGTTACACCACACCCAATATAACAGACCTTATCAAAAGGTGCGTCCTCACGAATTTTTGCTACAGCTATTTCTGGCAAGACTGTATAATTGGCAAACGTAGATGTGCCCATGTAATGGTGAATCATTTGCCCATCAATTGAAAAGCGGCTGGTACCATCGGGCATAACACCACGTCCTTGTGTCGCACGAATTGCCTGACAGAGATTTGTTTTCATGCTCAGACAATATTCGCACTGGCGGCATTCTGGGGTGTATAAAGGAATAACATGGTCACCAGGCTTAACACTAGTGACACCTTCCCCTACTTCCACAACCACCCCAGCACCTTCATGTCCCAAAATTGCTGGAAATAAACCTTCGGGATCGGCACCAGAAAGGGTATATGCATCGGTATGGCAAACGCCACTGGCTTTAATTTCAACCATCACTTCCCCCGCACGGGGTCCATCAAGTTGAACGGTTTCAATTGTTAACGGCTTATTAGCTCCGTGAGCCACTGCTGCTTTAACTTCC
It encodes the following:
- a CDS encoding S-(hydroxymethyl)glutathione dehydrogenase/class III alcohol dehydrogenase is translated as MEVKAAVAHGANKPLTIETVQLDGPRAGEVMVEIKASGVCHTDAYTLSGADPEGLFPAILGHEGAGVVVEVGEGVTSVKPGDHVIPLYTPECRQCEYCLSMKTNLCQAIRATQGRGVMPDGTSRFSIDGQMIHHYMGTSTFANYTVLPEIAVAKIREDAPFDKVCYIGCGVTTGIGAVINTAKVEPGANVVVFGLGGIGLNVIQAARMVGANTIVGVDINPKKKALAEKFGMTHFVNPKEVEGDLVPYLVDLTKGGADYSFECIGNVNVMRQALECCHKGWGVSVIIGVAGAGQEISTRPFQLVTGRVWKGSAFGGARGRTDVPKIVDWYMQGKINIDDLITHVMPVERINDALQLMHEGESIRSVVTFS